A genomic segment from Aquila chrysaetos chrysaetos chromosome 11, bAquChr1.4, whole genome shotgun sequence encodes:
- the LOC115348072 gene encoding cytochrome P450 2H1-like, giving the protein MELLGMTTIFLLLCISCLLLFASWRSISQKEKQPPGPITLPMVGNILQLNVWNLPESLKKLSKKYGPVFTIYLGPQKAVVLYGYEVVKEALIDQADDFSGRGNLPLLKKLFQGTGIVTSNGETWKQLRRFALTTLRDFGMGKKSIEERIQEEAHFLVERIRNTHERPFNPGNFLVHAVSNIICSIIFGDRFDYEDKKFLTLIELLDENNRLQNSIQIQLYNFIPTIMDYLPGAHQKMIKNTEKVHQFTSEIIAEHQETLDPTCPRDFIDAFLNKMEQEKGNGHSEFTVETLSRTTLDLFLAGTGTTSTTLRYGLVILQKYPEIAEKMQKEIDCVIGRDRSPCMADRSQMPYTDAVVHEIQRFIDFLPLNVPHTVIKDIKFRDYFIPKDTMIIPMLTSILHDSKEFPNPEKFDPGHFLNANGTFKKSDYFMPFSAGKRICAGEGLARMELFIFLTAILQNFTLKSVVDLKDIDISPLVSSLANTPRPYEVSFLPR; this is encoded by the exons ATGGAGCTCCTGGGAATGACCACTATTTTCTTGCTGCTCTGCATCTCATGCCTTCTTCTCTTTGCCTCGTGGAGAAGCATATCGCAAAAAGAGAAGCAGCCTCCTGGTCCCATCACACTCCCCATGGTTGGAAACATACTCCAGCTGAATGTGTGGAACTTGCCTGAAAGCTTGAAGAAG CTCAGCAAGAAGTACGGTCCTGTCTTCACAATATATTTAGGCCCACAAAAGGCTGTGGTGCTGTATGGCTATGAAGTTGTGAAAGAAGCTCTGATTGATCAAGCAGATGACTTCAGCGGAAGGGGCAATCTACCACTGCTTAAAAAACTCTTCCAAGGCACAG GCATTGTGACAAGCAATGGGGAGACCTGGAAGCAGCTCCGACGATTTGCACTCACCACCTTGAGGGATtttgggatggggaagaagagCATCGAGGAGCGAATCCAGGAGGAAGCTCATTTTCTGGTGGAGAGGATCAGGAACACACATG aGCGACCCTTCAACCCTGGCAACTTCCTAGTCCATGCTGTTTCCAACATCATCTGCTCCATCATCTTTGGGGATCGGTTTGACTATGAGGACAAGAAATTTCTAACTTTAATTGAGTTGCTAGATGAAAACAACAGGCTCCAGAACTCTATACAAATACAG ttataCAATTTCATCCCAACTATCATGGATTATTTACCCGGGGCTCAtcaaaaaatgataaaaaatactgaaaaagttCATCAATTTACTTCAGAAATCATAGCGGAACACCAGGAAACCCTGGATCCCACTTGTCCTCGAGATTTTATTGATGCTTTTCTTAACAAAATGGAACAG GAGAAAGGGAATGGTCACTCAGAATTCACCGTTGAGACCTTGAGCAGAACCACGCTCGACTTGTTCCTTGCAGGAACAGGGACCACCAGCACCACACTGAGATACGGACTTGTGATTCTCCAGAAATACCCAGAGATAGCAG agaaaatgcaaaaggagaTTGATTGTGTCATTGGCCGAGACCGAAGCCCCTGCATGGCAGATCGGAGCCAGATGCCCTACACAGATGCTGTGGTCCACGAAATCCAGAGATTCATCGATTTCCTTCCACTTAATGTCCCACATACTGTGATCAAAGACATCAAGTTCAGAGACTATTTTATCCCCAAG GACACTATGATAATCCCTATGCTGACTTCCATCCTACATGATAGTAAGGAATTTCCAAATCCAGAAAAATTTGACCCAGGACATTTCCTGAATGCAAATGGTACCTTTAAAAAGAGTGACTACTTCATGCCATTTTCTGCAG GAAAACGCATCTGTGCAGGAGAAGGTCTGGCCCGGATGGAactattcatatttttaacagCTATCCTGCAGAACTTTACTTTGAAATCTGTTGTGGATCTCAAGGACATTGACATTTCTCCATTAGTCAGCAGTCTGGCAAATACACCCCGACCTTATGAGGTCTCTTTTCTTCCACGTTAG